One Panicum virgatum strain AP13 chromosome 9K, P.virgatum_v5, whole genome shotgun sequence genomic region harbors:
- the LOC120650701 gene encoding cytochrome P450 86B1-like, whose amino-acid sequence MSGSGGAMDTAASRNATAAPGAGVGGGLAGLLPEVQTLELLVAVSIFVAIHSLRQRRAQGLPSWPLVGMLPSLLLGLRGDMYEWITGVLRARGGTFTFRGPWLTNLQCVVTADPRNLEHLLKTRFASFPKGPYFRDTVRDLLGDGIFGADDEVWRAQRKAASLEFHSAEFRALTASSLVELVHRRLLPVLAAAEAAGAALDLQDVLLRLTFDNVCMIAFGVDPGCLRPGLPEIPFARAFEDATEATIVRFLTPTAVWRAMRALGVGNERVLQRSLAGVDEFAYDVIRRRKEELARDAGRDAGRRSDLLTVFTKMRGEDSRPAYSDKFLRDICVNFILAGRDTSSVALAWFFWLLGKNPAVEDRILEEIEGIVAARKAQAGEVEEELVFQPEEVKRMEYLHAALSEALRLYPSVPVDHKEVVEDEVFPDGTVLRKGTKVIYAMYTMGRMESIWGDDCREYRPERWLRDGRFAGESAYKFTAFNGGPRLCLGKDFAYYQMKFAAASILRRYRVRVVEGHPVAPKMALTMYMKHGLKVTLAKRDKASSGL is encoded by the exons AtgagcgggagcggcggcgccatggacaCTGCCGCCTCGCGCAACGCCACGGCGGCGCCTGgtgccggcgtcggcggcgggctcgccggcCTGCTGCCGGAGGTGCAGACGCTGGAGCTCCTCGTGGCCGTGTCCATCTTCGTGGCCATCCACTcgctgcggcagcggcgcgcgcaggGCCTCCCCTCGTGGCCGCTCGTCGGCATGCTGCCGTcgctcctcctcggcctccgcgGCGACATGTACGAGTGGATCACGGGCGTgctccgcgcgcgcggcggcaccTTCACGTTCCGCGGGCCCTGGCTCACCAACCTCCAGTGCGTCGTCACCGCGGACCCGCGCAACCTGGAGCACCTCCTCAAGACCCGGTTCGCGAGCTTCCCCAAGGGCCCCTACTTCCGCGACACCGTGCGGGACCTCCTCGGCGACGGCATCTTCGGCGCCGACGACGAGGTGTGGCGGGCGCAGCGCAAGGCGGCCAGCCTCGAGTTCCACTCCGCCGAGTTCCGCGCGCTCACCGCCAGCTCCCTCGTCGAGCTCGTgcaccgccgcctgctccccgtgctcgccgccgccgaggccgccggcgccgccctcgacCTCCAGGACGTGCTCCTCCGCCTCACCTTCGACAACGTCTGCATGATCGCCTTCGGCGTCGACCCGGGCTGCCTCCGCCCGGGCCTCCCCGAGATCCCCTTCGCGCGCGCCTTCGAGGACGCCACCGAGGCCACCATCGTGCGCTTCCTCACGCCCACCGCGGTGTGGCGCGCCATGCGCGCGCTCGGCGTCGGCAACGAGCGCGTGCTCCAGCGCTCCCTGGCCGGCGTCGACGAGTTCGCCTACGACGTCATCCGCAGGCGCAAGGAGGAGCTCGCTCGCGACGCCGGCCGCGACGCCGGGCGCAGGTCGGACCTCCTCACCGTCTTCACCAAGATGCGCGGCGAGGACAGCCGCCCCGCCTACTCGGACAAGTTCCTCCGCGACATCTGCGTCAACTTCATCCTGGCCGGCCGCGACACCTCCTCCGTGGCGCTCGCGTGGTTCTTCTGGCTGCTCGGCAAGAACCCCGCCGTGGAGGACAGGATCCTGGAGGAGATCGAGGGCATCGTCGCGGCGCGGAAGGCGCAGGCCGGGGAGGTCGAGGAGGAGCTCGTGTTCCAGCCGGAGGAGGTGAAGCGGATGGAGTACCTCCACGCCGCGCTCTCCGAGGCGCTCCGCCTCTACCCCTCCGTCCCCGTCGACCACAAGGAG GTGGTGGAGGACGAGGTGTTCCCGGACGGGACGGTGCTGAGGAAGGGCACCAAGGTGATCTACGCCATGTACACCATGGGCCGGATGGAGAGCATCTGGGGCGACGACTGCCGGGAGTACAGGCCGGAGCGCTGGCTCCGGGACGGCCGCTTCGCCGGCGAGTCCGCCTACAAGTTCACCGCCTTCAACGGCGGGCCGCGCCTCTGCCTCGGCAAGGACTTCGCCTACTACCAGATGAAGTTCGCCGCCGCGTCCATCCTCCGCCGCTACCGCGTCCGCGTCGTCGAGGGCCACCCCGTCGCGCCCAAGATGGCGCTCACCATGTACATGAAGCACGGGCTCAAGGTGACGCTGGCCAAGAGGGACAAGGCCAGCAGCGGGCTCTGA